A stretch of the Capsicum annuum cultivar UCD-10X-F1 chromosome 8, UCD10Xv1.1, whole genome shotgun sequence genome encodes the following:
- the LOC107839642 gene encoding pectinesterase isoform X2, protein MAENNRKRNFVIIGVCSLILVAMVVVAVVTINWKDKDDNAQDVSTTKKAIESVCQTTHYQQTCVESLESSADGSSDPKVLIEKSFQATIKRIKEAIDKSTVMQKLEKDPRAKMALDNCEKLAGRAVNDLNRTLIKFESFELNDLGLWIADLKIWLSGAITYQETCLDGFEKTTGETGEKMKKALNASMELTSNALSMITEISAVFTSLNAGSNRRRLLFDEHGIELLPDWIDMGRRRLLAVNISKEIKPDMVVAKDGSGKYKTINEALKNIPLSRNETFVLYIKQGVYNEKVEITSLMTHLVIVGDGPTKTRITGNRNFKDGMPTIQTATVAIMGDYFIAKDIGFENSAGPDKHQAIALRVAADKSIFYNCHVDGYQDTLCVHTYRQFYRNCTIRGTIDFVFGDGAAVFQNCTIAVRKPLKDQQCIVTAQGRTDARQPTGLVFQNCSIVADDSYKEVKGVVKAYLGRPWKQYSRSIIMESSIDDLIQPEGWLEWNKTFAFETVFYTEFNNRGSGSSKTNRAKWSGVKELPINRIQRFTASKFLDGDVWIPSTGIPYTSGFSLSPPKSDGSVKYSPVDDEEYKDLGSADAVAAPTYAPSTESEAPQSESPVKSPSQPPSERAAEYIDEYKAAMAQVPSPAESPGEKIWLRNSSGSEGSS, encoded by the exons ATGGCAGAAAATAATCGTAAGAGGAATTTCGTGATTATTGGTGTATGTTCATTAATCTTGGTGGCTATGGTAGTTGTAGCAGTTGTAACCATTAATTGGAAAGATAAGGATGATAATGCTCAAGATGTCTCGACTACGAAAAAAGCTATTGAATCCGTATGCCAAACTACACATTATCAACAGACGTGTGTTGAGAGCCTCGAGTCCTCGGCTGATGGCTCCTCAGATCCCAAAGTCCTTATCGAAAAGTCCTTTCAGGCGACAATTAAGAGAATTAAGGAAGCAATTGACAAGTCAACAGTCATGCAAAAACTTGAGAAGGATCCAAGAGCCAAAATGGCCCTGGATAACTGTGAGAAGCTAGCAGGGCGAGCCGTTAATGATCTCAATAGAACACTCATCAAATTCGAAAGTTTTGAGTTGAATGACCTGGGTCTTTGGATTGCTGATTTGAAGATTTGGCTGAGTGGTGCAATTACATATCAAGAAACTTGCTTGGATGGCTTTGAGAAAACAACCGGAGAGACGGGGGAGAAAATGAAAAAGGCACTGAATGCTTCCATGGAGCTAACTAGCAATGCCCTTTCAATGATCACCGAGATTTCAGCTGTCTTCACGAGCCTCAACGCTGGCTCCAATCGTCGCCGTCTCCTTTTTGATGAGCATGGAATCGAGTTGTTACCTGATTGGATTGATATGGGAAGGCGCAGACTTCTTGCTGTTAACATTTCTAAGGAAATCAAACCTGATATGGTTGTTGCCAAGGATGGATCAGGCAAATACAAGACTATCAATGAGGCTCTCAAAAATATCCCACTTAGTAGAAACGAGACTTTTGTTCTGTACATCAAACAGggtgtttataatgagaaagtGGAGATTACTAGCCTCATGACGCATTTGGTCATCGTTGGGGATGGCCCGACAAAAACAAGAATCACCGGAAACCGAAACTTCAAAGACGGCATGCCCACCATTCAAACTGCAACTGTTG CTATAATGGGAGATTATTTCATTGCTAAGGACATTGGTTTCGAGAACTCTGCTGGTCCAGATAAACACCAGGCCATAGCTTTGAGAGTGGCAGCAGATAAATCAATCTTCTACAATTGCCATGTGGATGGCTACCAAGACACGCTCTGCGTCCACACCTATAGACAATTTTATCGGAATTGTACAATCAGAGGCACCATCGActttgtttttggtgatggtgcTGCTGTGTTCCAGAACTGCACTATAGCAGTACGAAAGCCTCTGAAAGATCAACAATGCATTGTCACAGCACAAGGAAGGACAGACGCACGCCAGCCAACGGGACTTGTCTTTCAAAACTGCAGCATTGTGGCTGATGATTCTTATAAAGAGGTCAAGGGGGTAGTCAAGGCATATCTTGGTCGTCCATGGAAACAGTACTCAAGATCTATCATAATGGAATCTTCTATAGATGATCTAATTCAGCCAGAAGGATGGTTGGAATGGAACAAAACATTTGCTTTCGAGACAGTATTCTATACAGAATTCAACAATAGAGGGtctggatcatccaaaacaaatCGTGCAAAATGGtcaggtgttaaggaacttcctATTAACCGTATTCAACGATTCACAGCATCAAAATTCCTCGATGGCGATGTGTGGATACCATCTACTGGTATCCCTTATACCTCTGGATTTTCCTTATCGCCACCAAAATCTGATGGTTCCGTCAAATACTCTCCCGTGGATGACGAAGAATACAAAGACTTGGGAAGTG CGGATGCAGTTGCAGCTCCCACATATGCTCCGTCGACTGAATCAGAAGCTCCGCAGTCAGAATCTCCAGTGAAATCTCCGTCACAACCACCGTCAGAACGTGCGGCAGAATATATAGATGAGTATAAGGCAGCAATGGCACAAGTACCAAGTCCAGCGGAATCTCCAGGGGAAAAAATTTGGCTGCGCAACTCTAGTGGGAGTGAGGG
- the LOC107839642 gene encoding pectinesterase isoform X1 — protein sequence MAENNRKRNFVIIGVCSLILVAMVVVAVVTINWKDKDDNAQDVSTTKKAIESVCQTTHYQQTCVESLESSADGSSDPKVLIEKSFQATIKRIKEAIDKSTVMQKLEKDPRAKMALDNCEKLAGRAVNDLNRTLIKFESFELNDLGLWIADLKIWLSGAITYQETCLDGFEKTTGETGEKMKKALNASMELTSNALSMITEISAVFTSLNAGSNRRRLLFDEHGIELLPDWIDMGRRRLLAVNISKEIKPDMVVAKDGSGKYKTINEALKNIPLSRNETFVLYIKQGVYNEKVEITSLMTHLVIVGDGPTKTRITGNRNFKDGMPTIQTATVAIMGDYFIAKDIGFENSAGPDKHQAIALRVAADKSIFYNCHVDGYQDTLCVHTYRQFYRNCTIRGTIDFVFGDGAAVFQNCTIAVRKPLKDQQCIVTAQGRTDARQPTGLVFQNCSIVADDSYKEVKGVVKAYLGRPWKQYSRSIIMESSIDDLIQPEGWLEWNKTFAFETVFYTEFNNRGSGSSKTNRAKWSGVKELPINRIQRFTASKFLDGDVWIPSTGIPYTSGFSLSPPKSDGSVKYSPVDDEEYKDLGSAADAVAAPTYAPSTESEAPQSESPVKSPSQPPSERAAEYIDEYKAAMAQVPSPAESPGEKIWLRNSSGSEGSS from the exons ATGGCAGAAAATAATCGTAAGAGGAATTTCGTGATTATTGGTGTATGTTCATTAATCTTGGTGGCTATGGTAGTTGTAGCAGTTGTAACCATTAATTGGAAAGATAAGGATGATAATGCTCAAGATGTCTCGACTACGAAAAAAGCTATTGAATCCGTATGCCAAACTACACATTATCAACAGACGTGTGTTGAGAGCCTCGAGTCCTCGGCTGATGGCTCCTCAGATCCCAAAGTCCTTATCGAAAAGTCCTTTCAGGCGACAATTAAGAGAATTAAGGAAGCAATTGACAAGTCAACAGTCATGCAAAAACTTGAGAAGGATCCAAGAGCCAAAATGGCCCTGGATAACTGTGAGAAGCTAGCAGGGCGAGCCGTTAATGATCTCAATAGAACACTCATCAAATTCGAAAGTTTTGAGTTGAATGACCTGGGTCTTTGGATTGCTGATTTGAAGATTTGGCTGAGTGGTGCAATTACATATCAAGAAACTTGCTTGGATGGCTTTGAGAAAACAACCGGAGAGACGGGGGAGAAAATGAAAAAGGCACTGAATGCTTCCATGGAGCTAACTAGCAATGCCCTTTCAATGATCACCGAGATTTCAGCTGTCTTCACGAGCCTCAACGCTGGCTCCAATCGTCGCCGTCTCCTTTTTGATGAGCATGGAATCGAGTTGTTACCTGATTGGATTGATATGGGAAGGCGCAGACTTCTTGCTGTTAACATTTCTAAGGAAATCAAACCTGATATGGTTGTTGCCAAGGATGGATCAGGCAAATACAAGACTATCAATGAGGCTCTCAAAAATATCCCACTTAGTAGAAACGAGACTTTTGTTCTGTACATCAAACAGggtgtttataatgagaaagtGGAGATTACTAGCCTCATGACGCATTTGGTCATCGTTGGGGATGGCCCGACAAAAACAAGAATCACCGGAAACCGAAACTTCAAAGACGGCATGCCCACCATTCAAACTGCAACTGTTG CTATAATGGGAGATTATTTCATTGCTAAGGACATTGGTTTCGAGAACTCTGCTGGTCCAGATAAACACCAGGCCATAGCTTTGAGAGTGGCAGCAGATAAATCAATCTTCTACAATTGCCATGTGGATGGCTACCAAGACACGCTCTGCGTCCACACCTATAGACAATTTTATCGGAATTGTACAATCAGAGGCACCATCGActttgtttttggtgatggtgcTGCTGTGTTCCAGAACTGCACTATAGCAGTACGAAAGCCTCTGAAAGATCAACAATGCATTGTCACAGCACAAGGAAGGACAGACGCACGCCAGCCAACGGGACTTGTCTTTCAAAACTGCAGCATTGTGGCTGATGATTCTTATAAAGAGGTCAAGGGGGTAGTCAAGGCATATCTTGGTCGTCCATGGAAACAGTACTCAAGATCTATCATAATGGAATCTTCTATAGATGATCTAATTCAGCCAGAAGGATGGTTGGAATGGAACAAAACATTTGCTTTCGAGACAGTATTCTATACAGAATTCAACAATAGAGGGtctggatcatccaaaacaaatCGTGCAAAATGGtcaggtgttaaggaacttcctATTAACCGTATTCAACGATTCACAGCATCAAAATTCCTCGATGGCGATGTGTGGATACCATCTACTGGTATCCCTTATACCTCTGGATTTTCCTTATCGCCACCAAAATCTGATGGTTCCGTCAAATACTCTCCCGTGGATGACGAAGAATACAAAGACTTGGGAAGTG CAGCGGATGCAGTTGCAGCTCCCACATATGCTCCGTCGACTGAATCAGAAGCTCCGCAGTCAGAATCTCCAGTGAAATCTCCGTCACAACCACCGTCAGAACGTGCGGCAGAATATATAGATGAGTATAAGGCAGCAATGGCACAAGTACCAAGTCCAGCGGAATCTCCAGGGGAAAAAATTTGGCTGCGCAACTCTAGTGGGAGTGAGGG